In Paracoccus aerodenitrificans, the following are encoded in one genomic region:
- a CDS encoding SH3 domain-containing protein: MIGRFLCATAIALTLTGTAMAQEAAAPTPIIFPAGSSGIKVDGSVSGDGLTDYILSARRGQTLQITMTTDNASSYFNIYAPGAVPGEDEALFIGSTTGNEASLALPEDGAYLIRTYLMRSAARRDENATYTLDVSVTGDAAADTATADPAGAGPDFVNVTGLEGHLNIRSDPSTTATVTTTVPPGERLRNQGCKQVGDTSWCQVETLAASPVAGWAVGSYLEAAKADAPEPPAEQVSAEAPPPNPATKADRPADAPTTVPNAPTPPRPPAVVSDTKPAPKPAMPEDTAKGALPCSTRLGMPTRDCGFTVTRQGNGNASLKIDWPDGGSREIHFENGAPAERDDQITERRGDLTVINIGNERYEIPDAVILGG; this comes from the coding sequence ATGATCGGCAGGTTTTTATGCGCAACGGCCATTGCGCTGACACTGACTGGCACGGCTATGGCACAGGAGGCGGCCGCTCCGACGCCGATCATCTTCCCTGCCGGAAGCAGTGGGATCAAGGTCGATGGCAGCGTCTCCGGCGACGGGCTAACGGATTACATCCTGTCCGCCCGTCGTGGTCAGACGCTTCAGATCACGATGACCACCGATAACGCCTCAAGCTATTTCAATATCTACGCGCCGGGGGCGGTCCCGGGCGAAGATGAGGCGCTGTTTATCGGCAGCACAACCGGCAATGAGGCGTCTCTGGCTCTGCCGGAGGACGGGGCATATCTGATCCGGACCTATCTGATGCGCAGCGCCGCACGCCGCGACGAAAACGCGACCTATACGCTGGATGTCAGCGTCACCGGCGATGCTGCGGCGGATACAGCGACTGCAGACCCGGCCGGGGCAGGCCCTGATTTCGTCAATGTCACCGGCCTTGAGGGGCATCTGAATATCCGGTCGGACCCGTCTACCACAGCGACGGTCACCACCACCGTTCCACCCGGAGAGCGGCTGCGTAATCAGGGCTGCAAACAGGTCGGAGACACAAGCTGGTGCCAGGTCGAGACCCTTGCTGCATCCCCGGTCGCAGGATGGGCGGTCGGCAGCTATCTTGAAGCCGCCAAGGCAGATGCGCCAGAGCCACCTGCCGAACAGGTTTCCGCTGAAGCCCCTCCGCCAAACCCCGCCACCAAGGCTGATCGTCCTGCGGATGCTCCGACGACTGTCCCGAATGCCCCGACACCGCCGCGCCCTCCAGCCGTTGTGTCCGACACAAAACCCGCGCCGAAACCAGCAATGCCCGAGGATACCGCAAAAGGCGCTCTGCCCTGCTCGACCCGGCTGGGGATGCCAACCCGCGATTGCGGCTTCACCGTCACCCGGCAGGGGAATGGCAATGCCTCGCTCAAGATTGACTGGCCGGATGGCGGCTCACGGGAGATCCATTTCGAAAATGGCGCACCGGCCGAGCGCGACGATCAGATCACCGAACGGCGCGGCGATCTGACCGTCATCAATATCGGAAATGAGCGCTACGAAATCCCCGATGCGGTCATTCTGGGCGGGTAA
- a CDS encoding DUF1013 domain-containing protein, translating into MNKPLMAKATAVWLIDNTTLSFKQIADFCGLHELEVQGIADGDVAAGVKGFDPIASHQLDQSEIDKGEKDPAYKLRLKHNPAAEGEEKRRGPRYTPLSKRQDRPAAILWLVKFHPELADSQIARLVGTTKPTIQAIRDRTHWNIQNIQPIDPVALGLCKQTELDAAVQKAAKKQSAEGGVMSDDERRKLVSTETSLSMENEPRLPSAIAGLENFSLSDDRDEDKAPERDLDADSFFNLPDSDEDDEDENDR; encoded by the coding sequence ATGAACAAACCGCTGATGGCCAAAGCGACTGCCGTTTGGCTGATTGACAATACGACGCTCAGCTTCAAACAGATTGCCGATTTCTGTGGTCTGCATGAGCTTGAGGTGCAGGGGATTGCGGATGGCGATGTTGCCGCGGGTGTGAAGGGCTTCGATCCGATTGCCTCGCATCAGCTCGATCAGTCCGAGATCGACAAGGGCGAGAAAGACCCGGCGTACAAGCTGAGGCTGAAGCATAACCCGGCCGCTGAGGGCGAAGAGAAGCGTCGCGGGCCTCGTTATACGCCTCTGTCGAAGCGGCAGGACCGGCCTGCGGCGATCCTATGGCTGGTCAAGTTCCACCCTGAACTGGCCGATTCCCAGATTGCAAGGCTGGTCGGGACCACCAAGCCGACGATCCAGGCGATCCGTGACAGGACGCATTGGAATATCCAGAATATCCAGCCGATCGACCCGGTTGCGCTTGGGCTTTGCAAGCAGACCGAGCTGGATGCAGCGGTTCAGAAAGCTGCGAAGAAGCAGTCGGCTGAGGGTGGCGTCATGTCCGATGATGAACGCCGCAAGCTGGTATCGACCGAGACCTCTCTGTCGATGGAAAATGAGCCGCGCCTGCCGAGCGCCATTGCCGGGCTTGAGAACTTCTCGCTTTCGGATGACCGCGACGAGGACAAAGCGCCCGAGCGCGATCTGGATGCGGACAGCTTCTTCAACCTGCCGGATTCGGACGAGGATGATGAGGACGAGAACGACAGGTAA